A section of the Akkermansia muciniphila genome encodes:
- a CDS encoding cob(I)yrinic acid a,c-diamide adenosyltransferase, producing the protein MSVITKRGDSGETDLMFGKRSPKTAPRIEAYGTVDELNSLIGVVRHSGVSPRTVEMLDGVQARLVGAMGELATLEEDLPKYDEKGYARITAEDVAWLEEQAHLLEKECDIRFKGWARPGKEGSLGAAQLDLARSVCRRAERRVVALRLDNALSNVNTALFLNRLSDLCWVLARFEALDAVEKAED; encoded by the coding sequence ATGAGCGTAATAACCAAGCGTGGAGACAGCGGAGAAACGGACCTGATGTTCGGCAAACGGAGCCCAAAGACGGCCCCGCGCATTGAAGCTTACGGAACGGTGGATGAACTGAATTCCCTGATCGGCGTGGTGCGGCATTCCGGGGTGAGTCCCCGGACGGTGGAGATGCTGGACGGCGTTCAGGCGCGCCTGGTGGGCGCCATGGGGGAACTGGCCACGCTGGAGGAAGATCTTCCCAAGTATGATGAAAAGGGCTATGCCCGCATTACGGCGGAGGACGTGGCCTGGCTGGAGGAACAGGCCCACCTGCTGGAGAAGGAATGCGACATCCGTTTCAAGGGGTGGGCACGTCCCGGCAAGGAGGGTTCCCTGGGCGCCGCGCAACTGGACCTGGCCCGGTCCGTCTGCCGCCGTGCGGAACGCCGGGTGGTGGCGCTGAGGCTGGATAATGCCTTGAGCAACGTGAACACGGCCCTCTTCCTGAACCGCCTTTCCGACCTCTGCTGGGTTCTAGCCCGCTTTGAAGCGCTGGACGCCGTGGAAAAGGCGGAAGACTGA